The Capsicum annuum cultivar UCD-10X-F1 unplaced genomic scaffold, UCD10Xv1.1 ctg1716, whole genome shotgun sequence genome includes a window with the following:
- the LOC124890423 gene encoding ATP synthase subunit a-like, whose product MPQLDKFTYFTLDLAQIVSSPLEQFDIILLIPMKIGNLYFSFTNPSLFMLLTLSLVLLLVYFVTKKGGGNSVPNAWQSLVELIYDFVLNPVNEQIGGLSENVKQKFSPRISVTFTFSLFCNPQGMIPYSFTVTSHFLITLGLSFFIFIGITIVGFQKNGLYFLSFLLPAGVPLPLAPFLVLLELIPYCFRALSSGIRLFTNMMAGHSSLKILSGFAWTTLCMNDLLYFIGDLGPLFIVLALIGLELGVAISQAHVSTILICIYLNDAINLHQSAYFFIIEQKRV is encoded by the coding sequence ATGCCTCAACTAGATAAATTCACTTATTTCACACTGGATCTAGCGCAGATCGTCTCCAGCCCACTTGAACAATTTGATATAATCCTATTGATTCCTATGAAAATAGGAAACTTATATTTCTCATTCACAAATCCATCTTTGTTTATGCTACTAACTCTCAGTTTGGTCCTACTTTTGGTTTATTTTGTTACTAAAAAGGGAGGAGGAAACTCAGTACCAAATGCTTGGCAATCCTTGGTAGAGCTTATTTATGATTTCGTGCTGAACCCGGTAAACGAACAAATAGGTGGTCTTTCCGAAAATGTTAAACAAAAGTTTTCCCCTCGCATCTCGGTCACTTTTACTTTTTCGTTATTTTGTAATCCCCAGGGTATGATACCTTATAGCTTCACAGTTACAAGTCATTTTCTCATTACTTTGggtctctcattttttatttttattggcaTTACTATAGTGGGATTTCAAAAAAATGGGCTTTATTTTTTAAGCTTCTTATTACCTGCAGGAGTCCCACTGCCATTAGCACCTTTTTTAGTACTCCTTGAGCTAATCCCTTATTGTTTTCGAGCATTAAGCTCAGGAATACGTTTATTTACTAATATGATGGCCGGTCATAGTTCATTAAAGATTTTAAGTGGGTTCGCTTGGACTACGCTATGTATGAATGATCTTTTATATTTCATAGGGGATCTTGGTCCTTTATTTATAGTTCTTGCATTAATCGGTCTGGAATTAGGTGTAGCTATATCACAAGCTCATGTTTCTACGATCTTAATCTGTATTTACTTGAATGATGCTATAAATCTTCATCAAAGtgcttatttttttataattgaacAAAAGCGAGTCTGA